gggcgcCGGCGAAGGCCGGGCCGTCCCCGCAGTGCGCGCCCGCTCCGGACATGGTCAGGGACTCCTCGCGGTGGAACCGCGTCTGCTTCGCTATGAACGCCTCCACCGTGCGCCGGAACTCGTCCGCGTCGTCCATGCCCCAGCACGCCTGCGCGTCGCGCGCCGTCACGGacgactgccgccgccgcccgttctCCGACTCGGAGCGCCGCAGCTCGGGGGACGCGGCGCGCCGCGCCAGGCGCTGGCCCATCTTCTCCGacctgctccgcctcggcgcgcGCGCCAGCCTGCTCGCGCGCACCGCCGGCTTGTCCTCGAACGCCGTgcccgcgggcgccgccggagcggcggctgctgctactgcctccggcgcctccgtggccgcgggcgccggggTGGCGAAGGAGGCGGCTTCTTCCAACAAGGTGCTCGAGGGCGTCGGGGATGGCGTGGCGAAGGAAGGGAaggtggcgctggcggcggccggcgcggcctgCGGAGGCGGTGGGTTGGCGGCGGTCGCGTTGGCCGTGCTCGTCTGCTGGTTGGAGGAGACGGAGAGGTCGTGTCTAGACAGCGCGAAGAGGAGGAGCACGATGGCGTTGCCGAGGACGAAGACGAAGCGGGCGTTGAGGAGGAGCGACCCCGCGAGgcgcagcacggcggcggccgcggacggcACGCgggaggacgaccaggagaggAAGGCCACGAGCGCGAGGAGCTCCCCCACGCGCAGCATCCGGTACAGGAGGCGTAGCCGCAGCGCTGCTCCGGCGGCCGCCATGGCTGTCTGGCACTCTGGCACCGTGCTGTAGTGGAGCCTTGCAGCTTGCGACACCGGCCGCGGCTGGCTACCACGTGGTGGCGTTCCGGGGGCTTTGGCTCTGCTTGGGTTTTGGAACGAAAGCTGAGGGTGAGAGTCTGGGGAGTGAAGGGAGTGGAGAGGGTGTGAGAGCTGCTACTTGAAATTCTTTGGCCGGGGTGAGGTGGATGTGGGGGTTTTATAGGCTATTTCTGGGGCATTTATCTGCGGACTTTTGTGCTTAATACATT
The nucleotide sequence above comes from Panicum virgatum strain AP13 chromosome 3K, P.virgatum_v5, whole genome shotgun sequence. Encoded proteins:
- the LOC120697734 gene encoding classical arabinogalactan protein 9, encoding MAAAGAALRLRLLYRMLRVGELLALVAFLSWSSSRVPSAAAAVLRLAGSLLLNARFVFVLGNAIVLLLFALSRHDLSVSSNQQTSTANATAANPPPPQAAPAAASATFPSFATPSPTPSSTLLEEAASFATPAPAATEAPEAVAAAAAPAAPAGTAFEDKPAVRASRLARAPRRSRSEKMGQRLARRAASPELRRSESENGRRRQSSVTARDAQACWGMDDADEFRRTVEAFIAKQTRFHREESLTMSGAGAHCGDGPAFAGALAVVE